In a single window of the Melissococcus plutonius ATCC 35311 genome:
- a CDS encoding competence protein CoiA, with protein sequence MFQAYDKANHSLVSLMFLNKEEINKLKQKHYLCLACKQPVIIKNGSVKLAHFAHQSKKFCEFFSERETKEHLLLKEIMVRWCKKEGLIYQLECYLPTIKQRPDLLIGNIAVEIQCSPLSIERLKERTKAYQENGYIPWWICGEKLLPKGKLPILIKHFCSFSRNFGFYFWGIDWKEKNLILYFHIEESYTKKLYYEKKTWPLYSFSLLTIFFYPILSTFSHQRVHNTADLIKDYIQNLTKKLMTNDKCIYKLQQELYSNHLHLLELPYWFYYPGISLFCCKESEILIKYLVWKIIDKHVDQKITHHQLLKLISQQLRKHSSVFYAFPCISLKVCIGYCSYQLYRWLIDSQILLPTTNDESWMVRQAEKRNLKVDQSISKKMKSYISATPYQV encoded by the coding sequence TTGTTTCAAGCCTACGATAAAGCAAATCACTCATTAGTATCGCTGATGTTTTTAAATAAGGAAGAAATTAACAAATTAAAGCAAAAGCATTATTTATGTTTAGCTTGTAAGCAACCTGTGATTATTAAAAATGGTTCTGTAAAACTTGCCCATTTTGCCCATCAATCAAAGAAATTCTGTGAATTTTTTAGTGAGCGAGAAACGAAAGAGCATCTTTTACTGAAAGAAATAATGGTAAGATGGTGTAAAAAAGAAGGATTAATCTATCAATTAGAATGTTATTTACCAACAATAAAACAACGTCCTGATTTGTTAATCGGCAATATTGCTGTTGAAATTCAATGTAGTCCATTATCGATTGAACGGCTAAAAGAGAGAACAAAAGCCTACCAGGAAAATGGCTATATTCCATGGTGGATATGTGGTGAAAAATTACTACCAAAAGGCAAACTTCCAATATTAATAAAACATTTTTGTTCATTTTCTAGAAATTTTGGTTTCTATTTTTGGGGAATTGACTGGAAAGAAAAAAACTTAATTTTATATTTTCATATTGAAGAAAGTTATACAAAAAAACTATATTACGAGAAAAAAACTTGGCCATTGTACTCTTTTTCTTTATTAACTATCTTTTTTTATCCAATATTATCAACTTTTTCTCATCAACGTGTCCATAATACAGCAGATTTGATAAAAGATTATATCCAGAATTTAACGAAAAAATTAATGACAAATGATAAATGTATCTATAAATTACAACAAGAATTATATAGTAATCACTTGCATTTGCTAGAATTACCTTATTGGTTTTATTATCCAGGAATTTCCCTATTTTGCTGCAAAGAATCTGAGATACTTATAAAATATTTGGTTTGGAAGATTATTGATAAACATGTAGATCAAAAAATAACACATCATCAATTATTAAAATTAATTAGTCAACAATTAAGAAAACATTCATCTGTATTCTATGCATTTCCATGTATTTCATTGAAAGTCTGCATAGGTTATTGTTCTTATCAATTATATCGTTGGTTGATAGATAGTCAGATTTTATTGCCAACTACCAATGATGAAAGTTGGATGGTTAGACAAGCAGAAAAAAGAAATTTAAAGGTAGATCAATCAATTAGTAAAAAAATGAAAAGCTATATCAGTGCTACTCCGTATCAAGTATGA
- the pepF gene encoding oligoendopeptidase F has product MEKIKQLPNRSEIPKEMTWDLTKIFMDDSEFDLACRQLIEKLKEAETIKNTLKNNATTFLNGIHYLLDIYRKIETIYVYAHLKNDQDTANTTYQELDAKAGNLYAQVSEAVSWFEPEVLSMPDTQIWQYFKEEPQLEEYRHFIEDILDNRTHVLAADKEALLAGASEIFGAPSNIFSILNNADLVFPVIKNEEGKSIQLSHGIYSQLMESVDRNVRKAAYEGFYSVYRQFRNTFASTLGTHVKTFNYKAKVRNYSSAREAALKSNHIPESVYDTLVKVVDKNLPLLHRYVQLRKKLLKVDKLHMYDMYTPIFCEAPIKFSYEEAKNEALAALQPLGSEYLDIVKEAFSHRWIDVMENKGKRSGAYSSGSYDTFPYILLNWHDSLDQLYTLVHEMGHSAHSYFTRKNQPYVYGDYPIFLAEIASTTNENILTEYLLKTETKPQVRAYILNHYLDGFKGTIFRQTQFAEFEQFIHVADANGTPLTSEYLSENYKKLNRKYYGDAVEPDNEIALEWTRIPHFYYNYYVYQYATGFSAASTLANKIMTQEPHALENYLNYLKSGSSDYPIEIMKKAGVDMTRPDYIENAMLIFEKRLTELEEITDELIK; this is encoded by the coding sequence ATGGAGAAAATAAAACAATTACCTAACAGATCTGAGATACCTAAGGAAATGACTTGGGATTTAACAAAAATATTTATGGATGATTCGGAATTTGATCTAGCTTGTCGACAGTTAATAGAAAAACTAAAAGAAGCAGAAACAATTAAAAATACGTTAAAAAATAATGCAACAACATTTTTAAATGGAATTCATTATCTTTTAGATATTTATCGAAAAATTGAAACTATTTATGTATACGCACATTTAAAAAATGATCAAGATACAGCAAATACGACTTATCAAGAATTGGATGCTAAAGCAGGAAATTTATATGCACAAGTAAGTGAAGCTGTTTCGTGGTTTGAACCTGAAGTATTATCAATGCCAGATACACAAATTTGGCAATACTTCAAAGAGGAGCCTCAATTAGAAGAATATAGACATTTTATTGAAGATATTTTAGACAATCGAACTCATGTCTTAGCTGCTGATAAAGAAGCATTACTTGCTGGAGCCAGTGAAATTTTTGGTGCACCTAGCAATATATTTTCTATTTTAAATAATGCAGATTTGGTTTTTCCAGTTATTAAAAATGAAGAAGGTAAAAGTATTCAATTATCCCATGGCATCTATAGTCAACTAATGGAAAGTGTTGATCGTAATGTTAGAAAGGCGGCCTATGAAGGATTTTATAGTGTGTATCGTCAATTTAGAAATACATTTGCATCGACATTAGGAACTCACGTTAAAACTTTTAATTATAAAGCAAAAGTAAGAAATTATTCATCAGCTAGAGAAGCAGCGTTAAAGAGCAATCATATACCTGAAAGTGTTTATGATACATTGGTAAAAGTAGTTGATAAAAATTTACCATTGCTGCACCGATACGTTCAACTGCGCAAGAAATTATTAAAAGTAGATAAACTGCATATGTATGATATGTATACGCCTATTTTTTGTGAGGCACCGATTAAATTTTCATATGAAGAAGCAAAAAATGAAGCATTAGCTGCATTACAACCGCTTGGCAGTGAGTATCTTGATATAGTAAAAGAAGCATTTAGTCATCGCTGGATTGATGTAATGGAAAATAAGGGAAAACGAAGTGGTGCTTATTCATCTGGTTCTTATGATACATTTCCATACATTTTACTTAATTGGCATGATAGTTTAGACCAATTATATACGTTGGTTCATGAGATGGGTCATAGTGCACATAGCTATTTTACAAGGAAAAATCAACCCTATGTGTATGGTGACTATCCTATCTTTTTAGCAGAGATTGCTTCAACAACCAATGAAAATATTTTAACAGAATATTTATTAAAGACAGAGACAAAGCCGCAGGTACGCGCCTATATATTGAATCATTATTTAGATGGCTTTAAAGGGACAATTTTTAGGCAAACTCAATTTGCTGAATTTGAACAGTTTATTCATGTCGCAGATGCAAATGGAACACCATTAACAAGTGAATATTTAAGTGAAAATTATAAAAAATTAAATAGAAAATATTATGGAGACGCTGTTGAACCAGACAATGAAATTGCATTAGAATGGACACGAATTCCACATTTTTATTACAATTATTATGTTTACCAATACGCAACTGGATTTTCTGCAGCATCCACTTTAGCAAATAAAATTATGACACAAGAGCCACATGCCTTGGAAAACTATCTGAATTATTTAAAATCAGGTAGCAGTGATTATCCAATAGAAATAATGAAAAAAGCAGGAGTTGATATGACAAGACCAGATTATATAGAAAATGCTATGTTAATATTTGAAAAACGTCTTACCGAGTTAGAAGAAATAACAGATGAGTTAATAAAATAA
- a CDS encoding DsbA family protein: protein MVEIYLFVNPLGDICLDVEKNILCLMEENNTKIQFRIIPLLNLKTINDLMKRLKIPLNDIDKHNKLSEDIYSASLDYKAAQLQGKKKGCYFLLHLQEMVTQKHIPYSTKLSEQLLTEIGIDLDMYKADRQSEFVKESFQADQKIAQEMKIAKHPTIVIYNYACERDFGVLLEDCSSIEEINRLCEIKDSSLSSFHYPFLHSQKKKICATRHLHLIN from the coding sequence ATGGTTGAAATTTATCTTTTTGTGAATCCCCTAGGTGATATTTGCCTAGATGTTGAAAAAAATATTTTATGTTTAATGGAAGAAAACAATACAAAAATACAATTTCGCATTATTCCTTTATTAAACTTAAAAACGATCAACGATTTGATGAAACGCTTAAAAATACCGCTTAATGATATTGATAAACATAACAAATTATCTGAGGATATCTATTCAGCTTCATTAGATTATAAAGCAGCACAATTGCAAGGTAAGAAAAAAGGTTGTTACTTTTTACTTCATCTACAAGAAATGGTTACACAAAAACATATTCCTTATTCAACAAAGTTATCTGAACAGCTTTTAACCGAAATAGGTATTGACTTGGATATGTATAAAGCAGATCGACAATCTGAATTTGTGAAAGAATCTTTTCAAGCAGATCAAAAAATCGCTCAAGAAATGAAAATAGCCAAGCATCCTACTATCGTCATCTATAATTATGCTTGTGAACGAGACTTTGGTGTGTTACTAGAAGATTGCTCATCAATTGAAGAGATCAATCGTCTATGTGAAATAAAAGACTCATCGTTATCATCCTTCCATTATCCTTTTTTACATAGTCAGAAAAAGAAAATATGTGCAACTAGACATCTCCATCTAATTAACTAA
- a CDS encoding CYTH domain-containing protein: protein MSNDQLPTYGAVHNKLQALNLDARQFHCLGYLTTKRAEKQIAAGLLALDENWYNNHHDYEIEIEVENERTGEKAFNDFLNELNIHKKKTPNKIERMMLTSHFQNLNN from the coding sequence TTGTCTAATGACCAATTACCTACCTATGGTGCAGTTCATAATAAATTACAAGCTCTAAACCTAGATGCTAGACAATTTCATTGCCTAGGATACCTAACAACAAAACGAGCCGAAAAACAAATAGCTGCTGGGTTGCTCGCTCTTGATGAGAATTGGTACAACAATCATCATGATTATGAAATAGAAATTGAAGTAGAAAATGAAAGAACTGGTGAAAAAGCCTTTAATGATTTTCTAAATGAGCTAAATATTCATAAAAAAAAGACACCAAATAAGATAGAGCGGATGATGCTTACTTCCCATTTTCAGAATTTAAATAACTGA
- a CDS encoding CYTH domain-containing protein: MSETREIEFKTLINKETFQQLIAHFNITEKQFFIQTNYYFDTKDFHLKKQNMGLRIRCFANKAELTLKLPATSGLLEVTDKLSTQKAKKVIV, translated from the coding sequence ATGAGTGAAACAAGAGAAATAGAATTTAAAACCTTGATAAATAAAGAAACATTTCAACAATTAATTGCCCATTTTAATATAACTGAAAAACAATTTTTCATACAAACAAACTATTATTTTGATACAAAAGATTTTCATTTAAAAAAACAGAACATGGGATTGAGAATCAGATGTTTTGCCAATAAGGCAGAATTAACTTTAAAACTACCTGCCACTTCTGGTCTCCTTGAGGTGACAGACAAATTGTCTACCCAGAAAGCAAAAAAAGTTATTGTCTAA
- a CDS encoding NAD kinase produces MKVAIVYNNNDKSKQITTKLIKLLKEHAIEIDEQHPELIISVGGDGTLLSAFHRFNHRLNEVRFLGIHTGHLGFYTDWRDYEIDELIESLKRPQEKSISYPLLDVRIDFYNKRPSQHFLALNESTIKRGNRTMVADIFIKDELFERFRGDGVSISTPTGSTAYNKSVGGAVLHPSINAFQLAEIASLNNRVFRTLGSPVVIAHTEWLEIKLQESHDYSVTVDQLDIFQKEVSSVHYKISEERIHFASYRHMHFWHRVKDAFISED; encoded by the coding sequence ATGAAGGTTGCAATTGTTTATAATAATAATGATAAATCAAAGCAAATAACCACAAAGTTAATTAAGTTGTTAAAAGAACATGCGATAGAAATTGATGAACAGCATCCTGAATTAATCATTTCTGTCGGTGGTGATGGAACATTACTTTCAGCTTTTCATCGGTTTAACCATCGATTAAATGAGGTGCGTTTTTTAGGCATTCATACGGGGCATCTTGGTTTTTATACAGATTGGCGCGATTATGAAATAGATGAATTGATAGAAAGCTTAAAAAGGCCTCAAGAAAAGAGTATTAGCTATCCTTTATTAGACGTAAGAATTGATTTTTATAACAAACGGCCTTCACAACATTTTTTAGCGTTAAATGAATCAACCATCAAACGGGGCAATCGAACAATGGTAGCAGATATTTTTATTAAGGATGAATTATTTGAACGGTTTAGAGGCGATGGTGTTTCTATATCTACTCCAACGGGATCAACCGCTTATAATAAAAGTGTTGGCGGTGCTGTTTTACATCCGAGTATTAATGCTTTTCAATTAGCAGAAATTGCCTCATTAAACAATCGTGTTTTTCGAACATTAGGTTCACCAGTTGTTATTGCTCATACGGAATGGTTAGAGATTAAACTTCAGGAAAGTCATGATTATTCAGTTACAGTAGATCAATTAGATATTTTCCAAAAGGAAGTTTCCTCTGTCCATTATAAGATATCAGAAGAAAGGATTCACTTTGCTTCCTATCGTCATATGCATTTTTGGCATCGAGTAAAGGACGCATTTATCAGTGAAGATTAA
- a CDS encoding RluA family pseudouridine synthase, whose protein sequence is MEFSWIYDENEPKQIKYFLRELGISKRLLAKIKFQGGKIKVNHQIQNVLFYLTKNDQLQVVIPNEAEHETMLLDTTPIDIIFEDEHYLVVNKPVNIPSIPAQYHPNGTMANRVKAYYKEKNYANQVVHIVTRLDRDTTGLMLFAKHGFAHALLDQELRNKRVVKIYQALVGGNIANLDSHGRIDLPIGRDHSSLMKRQVISTGQQAITEYWIEEKYTDFAAVRIQLHTGRTHQIRVHFSAIGCPLMGDELYGREKQRIKRQALHCSCLYFKHPFTKQEIELKLPLPLDMKNISSVTNN, encoded by the coding sequence ATGGAATTTAGTTGGATTTATGATGAAAATGAACCTAAGCAGATTAAATATTTTCTAAGAGAATTAGGAATCTCCAAGCGTTTATTGGCAAAGATCAAATTTCAAGGCGGAAAAATTAAAGTTAACCATCAAATTCAAAATGTCCTTTTTTATTTAACAAAAAATGATCAATTGCAAGTAGTTATTCCTAATGAAGCTGAACATGAAACAATGTTGTTAGACACAACACCTATTGATATTATATTTGAAGATGAACACTATTTAGTTGTCAATAAACCAGTAAATATACCTTCTATTCCAGCTCAATACCATCCAAATGGAACAATGGCGAATCGGGTAAAAGCTTATTATAAAGAGAAAAATTATGCTAACCAGGTCGTTCATATCGTTACTAGGTTAGATCGTGATACAACTGGACTAATGCTTTTTGCCAAACATGGCTTTGCTCATGCTTTATTAGATCAGGAATTAAGAAATAAACGAGTTGTCAAAATTTACCAAGCACTTGTTGGAGGTAATATTGCAAATTTAGATTCACATGGCCGGATTGATCTACCTATTGGTAGAGATCATTCATCTTTGATGAAACGTCAGGTGATTTCAACTGGCCAACAAGCAATAACGGAATATTGGATAGAAGAAAAATATACCGATTTTGCAGCCGTTCGTATTCAATTACATACTGGAAGAACTCATCAGATACGTGTTCATTTTTCAGCTATTGGTTGTCCATTGATGGGAGATGAATTATATGGAAGAGAAAAACAAAGGATAAAACGACAAGCACTTCACTGTAGTTGCTTGTATTTTAAGCACCCATTTACAAAGCAAGAAATTGAATTGAAACTTCCTCTACCTTTAGATATGAAAAATATATCTAGTGTCACAAATAATTGA
- the tsaE gene encoding tRNA (adenosine(37)-N6)-threonylcarbamoyltransferase complex ATPase subunit type 1 TsaE, which produces MEIKNADLETVEQLAKLIGKQVQPGNVIFLVGDLGAGKTTMTKGIAKGLDINRMVKSPTYTIIREYEEGRIPLYHMDIYRIGKNTEDLYLDEYFEGNGVSIVEWGNLLGEDTKPVDYLIIYLEKKESNPTTRLVRLQAIGRYSKQLLEQIQVKWKEERSDE; this is translated from the coding sequence ATGGAGATAAAGAATGCAGATCTTGAAACAGTTGAACAGTTGGCCAAATTAATTGGAAAACAAGTACAACCAGGAAACGTTATTTTTTTGGTCGGTGATTTAGGAGCTGGTAAGACTACAATGACAAAGGGAATTGCCAAGGGATTAGATATAAATCGTATGGTAAAAAGTCCAACTTATACAATTATTCGTGAATATGAAGAAGGTCGAATCCCTCTTTATCATATGGATATTTATCGAATAGGAAAAAATACAGAAGATTTATACCTAGATGAGTATTTTGAAGGAAATGGCGTATCCATTGTTGAATGGGGAAATTTATTAGGAGAAGACACAAAACCAGTTGACTATTTAATAATTTATTTAGAAAAGAAAGAAAGTAATCCTACTACTCGTCTTGTTAGGCTACAGGCAATTGGTAGATATTCTAAGCAATTACTTGAGCAAATTCAAGTGAAATGGAAAGAAGAACGATCTGATGAGTGA
- a CDS encoding GNAT family N-acetyltransferase, whose product MSEEITIREAIPTDAAQMLTVIKKINAETSYLVMDENIQRLTKEEVADNLAALYSSSNNITLLALNNEKIIGLASVKASSEQGMSHIGEIGISLLSDYWGFGLSSILLEEIIQWAKNTYLIRRLELSVQKRNQRAFHLYKKFGFKIEAEMLRGFQTKDGEFLPVYLMSLLID is encoded by the coding sequence ATGAGTGAAGAAATTACTATCCGAGAAGCAATACCAACCGATGCAGCACAAATGCTTACCGTAATAAAAAAAATAAATGCTGAAACTTCTTATTTAGTGATGGATGAAAATATCCAACGTTTAACGAAAGAAGAAGTAGCAGATAATCTTGCTGCTCTTTACTCCTCTTCTAATAATATTACATTATTAGCTTTAAATAATGAAAAAATTATTGGTTTAGCATCTGTAAAAGCTTCATCTGAGCAAGGAATGTCTCATATTGGTGAAATTGGAATCAGTCTTTTAAGTGACTATTGGGGATTTGGGTTGAGTAGTATTTTATTAGAGGAAATTATACAATGGGCAAAAAATACCTATTTGATTCGAAGATTAGAGCTATCTGTTCAAAAGAGGAATCAACGTGCTTTCCATTTGTATAAAAAATTTGGGTTTAAAATTGAAGCTGAAATGCTAAGAGGTTTTCAAACGAAAGATGGAGAATTTTTGCCTGTTTATCTTATGAGTTTGTTAATCGATTAA